The genome window CCTTCCGCTCCCCGGGATCACCTGCCGCCTCGCCGAGGACGGCGAGTTGTGGATCCGCGGCCCGTACGTCACGGAGGGTTACCTCGACCTCCCCGAGGGGGAGGAGGGGATCGGCGAGGACGGCTGGCTGAGGACCGGCGACCTCATGGAGAAGGACCACGACGGGCACATCCGCCTCGTGGACCGCAAGAAGGAGATCTACAAGAACGTCAAGGGCGAGACGATCGCGCCGCAGCGGATCGAGGGGTTGTTCCGCGAGTTCGAGTCGGTCGGCCGCGTCTTCCTCGTCGGGGACCACCGCGAATACAACACCGCGCTGATCTACCCCAACCCGAAGGCGACCCACGTCGACCTGGCCGCGATGAAGGACGACGAGGAGCGCAAGGGGCACTTCCGGTCGATCGTCGCGTCGGTGAACGCCTTCCTCTCCCCGTTCGAGCGGATCGTGGACTTCGCGCTGATCGATCGCGACTTCGATCCGCATCGCGGCGAGCTGACCTCGAAGGGGAGCTTCCGGCGCAAGGCGATCGAGGCGAACTTCGCCCCCGCGGTGGCGCTGCTCTACCGCCGCGCGAACCTGCGCGTGGGCGGCGCCGACGTGGTCTTCCCGAACTGGCTCTTCCAGGCCCTCGGCCTCACCGCGCAGGATCTCCAGATCGAGCCCGACCGCCTCGTCCTCCCCGGGGGGAAGTCCCTTCACGTCCGCCGACTCCAGGACGGGATCACCCTCGTCGGCTCGATCGTCTACGCCCACCCGGCCCACGAAGCGCTGCAGATCGGCGTGTTGCTCACGACCCCGCGCCTGTGGCTGGGGAACGACGAGCTCGTCGACTTCGCCGATCTCGAGATCCGCCTGCGGGAGCGCCCCGGCCGCGCGGGAGACCGCATCGAGTGGAAGGGGCGCGCCTCGCAGTTCGCGCACGCCTCGGCGGTCTACGACGCGCTCCAGGCGCCGCACCAGCGCGCCGAGCTCGACCTCATGGACCTCCACCGCGCGGCGCTCCTGCTCGCCGGTCCCGACGACAAGCCGGCGATCGCCGCGGTGCACGTCCTCGAGCGCGCGATGGTCCAGGAGGAGGGGCCGCTGGCCGAACCCGCGCGCGTCCTGCTCGGCCGCGTCGCGGCGGCTCCGTCGCTGGCCGTGAGGCGGCGGGCGTTCCTCACGCTCCTCCCGGCCGAACGTCCCTCGCGCGTGCGCGAGTCGCTGCGCCGGTTCCTGTCGACTCCGGGCGTGATCCTCGACGCGGAGACCCGCCAGTCGCTGTGCGAGCGCAACCTCGACGACGTCCGGCTCGAGGCCTTCCTCGCCGAGGCCGAGCACCTCGCCTCGACGGAGACCGCGCCGCGCGGGGTCGAGCGCCGGCTCGCGTCGATCCTGCGCCTGCTCGCGGAGTACGGCGCCGCGCACCCGACGCGTTACCGCAAGCTGCGCGCCGCCTTCGTGCGCCTCGCGGCCTTCGCCGCGCTCCCCGACGCGCGCGAGGAGGCGGCGCGGATGCGCAGCGAGATGCGCAAGGGGTTCCGGGCCTGGATGGGACCGTCGTCGCGCGTGGGCGTCGATCCCGAGACCGGCCAGGAATACCGCTGGGACGACGTCGTGACCTTCGAGGAGGACGTCCCGGAGGACGACCGCCGCAGGCTCCTGTCCGCGATCCGGACGACCCCGGTCATCCGCGAGGCGGTGTTCCTCTTCTCGGGAGGCGCGATGCCGCGCCTGTCCGACATCCCTCCCGGCGGCGTGTGGGTCCGGACCCTCGGCTCCAAACACGGCAAGAACGTCTACCGCGTCACCGTGCAGACCCGTTTCCAGGGCTCGTACGACCTCGCGTTGAACGTGAACCACGAGCTCCCCGCCCAGCGCATCCAGGACGAGATCCGCTGGCTGATCTTGTGCGGCGACACCGGCGACCGCCCGCCCCTCGTGGAGGACTTCGGCGGCTACTGGCCCGAGTTCGACCTGTGGAGCGAGGAGTACATCCCCGGCGACACCCTCGACCGCGTCCTCCGGCGCCTCTCGCGCCACGCCAACGACGAGGACCGCTTCAAGGGGCTGTGGCCGTTCTTCGCCTGGAGCGCGCTCGCCGCCCACCTCGATTTCTGGAACCGCACCGGGCGCTCGGTCGAGGTCGCCGACCGCGCGGGGGCGAACGTCATCGTTCCGACCCACGACTACCAGACGGGCGCGCGCCTGGTCTCGATCTCCTCGGTGCGCCCGCACAAGGGGCTCGCCGAGACCTTCCGGTTCTTCCGCGAGGAGTTCTCCGATCCGATCGAGCGCCAGTACCCGACCCTCCAGGGAGAGGTTCGCTGGAACGTCGTCCTCTCGGCGCTGCTCGAGGCGGTCGGCGAGCAGGAGGGCCTCCGGATGCTGCGCGAGCTGCAGCACCGCGACGCCGGCCACCTCTCCGAAGGGCTCGCCGCGAGCCTCGCGACGTACATCCCCGCGGTGGAGGCGCACGGCTTCCTCCCCATGCGGCTCTACTTCGCGATCCGCCGCTACCGCCGCTGGGCGAAGCTGTCGATCGATCCGACCCCGTCGGCCTGCGCGCGCAACGTGCAGGAGCTTTGGGACTCCTACGGCCTCTCGAAGCTGATTCCGCAGTACCCCGGCGCGCGACTGCGCTTCTTCCGCCAGACCGTCTTCGAGTCCGCCCCCGAGCCCCTCGCGATGGGGCTCGAGGAGATCCACGAGAAGCTGCGGCGGCGCGAGCTTTCGTCCGACGCCCTCCCCGACGCGATCGCCGACCTGCGCGCGCGCATCGAGGTGGGCCCCGAGGAGGACTACTTCCTGGCGCGGCTGTCGTTCCCCTACCTTCGCCCGGAGGACGACGCGGGGTTCGTGCAGACCGACTTCGGCGGCCGCCACCAGAGCGAGATCGTCGTCACCCTCGAGGACGGCGACGGCAACCCGTTCCAGGTCCGCCACGCCCTCACCCCCAAGGAGGTCGGGCGCCTGCACCGCCTCTTCCTGAGCGCCAAGCTCGACGTCCGTTTCCGCCCCGAGCACCAGTACCTGGTCGCGATCAACGAGCGGCAGCAGATCATCGGAGGGATCTTCTACGACGTGGAGCCGCAGGCGCGCTCCGCCCACCTCGAGAAGATCGTCGTCGGCGAGCGTTACCGGAAGAAGGGGGTCGCCGACGGCCTGATGAACGAGTTCTTCAACCGCCTGCGCGCGCAGGGGTTGAAGACCGTCACGACCGGCTTCTTCCGGCCGGAGTACTTCTACGCCTACGGGTTCGCGATCGAGAAGCGTTACGCGGGGCTCGTGAAGAACCTCACGGACGGGGCGAAGGGCTAGGCCCGGCTCATTCCCCCGACTTCAGGACCGCCTGGAGCTTCTCCTCGTCCACGTACTTCGTGAACTCGCCGAGGTTCGCCGCGACGCCCTCGTCCGAGAACAACCCCTGCGCGGCGACCTGGCCCAGGACCGAGAAGCTCGACTGCATCGCGGTCTGCGGCTCGTATTTCATCGCCTTCTTCGTCTCGTTCTTGCAGGTGTCGGTGAGCAGCGTCTGGAACAGCTGCGCGACGTCGCGGTTGAGCCCGTCCCGCTGCTCGGCCGTGATCGCGGCGATCGACTTCACGTCGGGGTGCGTCGCCGCCATCGCGAAGAACCACTTGATCAGCGTGGTCTTGTCGGCGTCGGAGCTCTTCTCCACGAGGCACTGGGCGAGATCGTCGCCGTACGGGCCGGCGTGGGCGGGCACGGCGAGAGCGGGAACGAGCAGCGCGGCGGCGAAGACGGAACGAAGAACGCGCATGGAAACCTCCTGCCGCCCGAAGCTAGGGTCCGCTCCCCACGAGGTCAACCCGGCCCGACTGGAGTTATGCTCCTGCCGGAGTTTGGCCATGCGACTTACGGGAATCGTCGTTGCCCTGGCATTCGGCAACGCGGCCGCGACGCCACCCGCCCCCGACCTTCTCGACCGCGCCGCCGACGCCGTGGACCTCGCGCGCGAAGCCGGGCTGCGGATCACCTGCATCGAGCGGGTCCGCGAGGCGCGTTACGACGGGTCCGGCGAGGCCGTGAGCGAGAACGAGCGGACGTTCCACTGGGACCTCGAGCGCGACGGCGCCGGCCTGGCGGCGGTGCGGGCGAAGCCGGGCGGACGCGTCGTCGCCGGCCCCGACGACGCCTTCGGGGATCTGCGCTGGCCCGACTCCCACGCGTGGCTCGGAATCCTCGGCCGAGAGAATCGCGGGTTCTTCCGGTTCGACGACCTGGGCCTCGATCGCGCGACGGCGCGCCTCGCGTTCCGCGGCGCGCTCCCCTACGACCACGGCGACGACGTCCGGGAGTGGGAAGGGCGGATCGAGCTGGATCCGCAAACCGGCAGGATTCTGGCGATCGAGGCGGCGCCTTCGTCCCAGCTCGGACGCGGGATCAAGCGCTTCGATCTGGACATGAAGAAGACCCGGTGGGTCGTCAAGCTGTTCGGCGGCACGATCGCGCAGGGGCGTTTCGGCAGGCGCCCGAAGGCCGCGGCCGCCCGGGTCCGGATGCAAACCTCCTCCGAAGGCACCGCGCTTCCGGGCGAGGTCCGGTACGAGACGTTGCGCTGGGCCCGCCGCGGCGTCACCGCGCTCGAGCGGGCGCAGCTGCGGATCTACGAAGACTGCCGTCGCGTCGAGGCCGCGGCGTCGGATCCCGCGCTCGGGGATCGCGTCCCCTGAGCGTGAAGGGCCAGCGCCGCGTGCAACCCCCGGTGCACCGGCGTCGGAACGCCCGCCCGCTCCCCGCGCCGCACGACGGCGCCGCTGAGCCACTCGATCTCCAGGGGGGCGCCGCGAAGGAGGTCGTTCGCCATCGACGAGCGTCCTTCCGCGGGAAGGGTGTCGACGAACCGCATCCGGTCGTCGACGAAGGCGTCGTCGATCGCGACCCCTTCCGCGCGCGCGAGGGCGGCGATCTCCAGCATCGCGTCGCGCAGGAGGGCTCTCGTCGCCGGATGGGCGCGCACCTCCCCGATGGTCGCACGCGTCGCGGCGGTCATCCCGCTCACGGAGGCCAGGAAGACGAACTTCTCCCAGGTCGCCCGGCGGATGTCGGGGCTCGCGACCGCGTCGATCCCCGCGGACGAGAGGACTTCGACGACGCGGCGCACGCGGTCGGACTCGCCGCCGCCGAGCTCCCCCACCACGATCCGCTGGACCTTTCCCGTATGCACGATCACGCCGGGTTCGGGGCGGTTCGCAAGGATGTACGTGACGGCGCCGAGGACGCGGCCGGCCCCCGCCGCGTCCACGAGCGCGTCGTCCTTGTCCACGCCGTTCTGCAGCGAGAGGACCACGCCTTCCGCTCCTAGCAGCGCAGGGATCGACGGGAGGATCGAGGCCGTGTCGCCCAGTTTCACCGCCACGATCAGGAGCTGCACGGTGGCCACCTCGGCCGGATCGCCGAAGACCGCGACCCGCTCGAGGCGGAGGTCCCCGAGCTCGCTTCGGACCCGCAGGCCCGACCGGCGCATCGTCGCCGCGTGCTCCCCGCGCGCGAGGAACCACACGTCGTGCCCGGCCGCGGCGAGGCGCGCGCCGTAGTACCCGCCGACCCCTCCCGCTCCCAGGATGGCGATCCTCACCGATCCCTCCCCGCGCCCCGCGCCCAGCGCAACACCTCCGCGATCGTCGGCTCCTTGCCGTACATCAGCATTCCGATCTCGAAGATCCGTCCCGCCGCGCCGCGGACCATCCACACCGATGCGGCCAGCAGCGCGAGGGAGAGGACGATCTCCACGATGCCCGGATCGGAGAGGACCTGGCGCATCGGCAGTGCGGGGGCGCTGGTCAACGGGAAAAGCGACAAGAACCGGGCGATCCCCCCGTCGGGATCGCGGATCACCGCGATCGAGAGGACGACCGGGATGACGGGGAGCATCAGGAGCGACGAACGGCTCGACGTGTTGGGATCGTCGAGCGTGGCGGCCACCGCGGCGAAGAAGGCGTTCCAGAGGAGAAGCCCGAGGATCGTCGTCGCGACGAGCGTGACCAGGACCGACGGGCGCACGGCGGCGGCGGGGAGCGCGAAGCCCGAGGTGAGGCTCAAGGCCCCGAAGACGAGCAGGCTTCCGACCGCCATGTTGGCCACGCCGACGAGGGAATACGCGGCGATCCCGACGATCTTCCCGTCGATCCAGGCCTGCGGCGGGATCGCGGAGAGGACGGACTCGGTCACGCGCAGCTGCTTTTCCCCGGTGATCCCCGTGAGGACGTAGGCCATGCTCGTGAACGCCGCCGTCAGGAAGACTCCGATGAACACCCCGGCGGCGATCTTCTCCGCTTTGCCGCGCCGCTCGACCGAGGGATCGAGGAATCGGACCGCGAGAGGAGGCTCGGCCACGATGCGTGCGAGCGTCTCGGGAGCGAGCCCGGCCTCGGCCAGACGCTCGCGGCGCACGACGTCGTGCAGCAGGGCCGCGAGCTCCACCCGGTACCTGGGGTCCTTCTCGACGACGAGCTCGAACGCCCCGCCCGCGTCCCTCGACAGGATTCCCTGGATCTCCCCCTCGCGCAGGGCGGAGACATCGGTCGCCCGATCCGGCGACGCGGGGACGAAGCGGAATCGGCCCTCGGCCGGCGCCTCGAGCGCGACGCCGGAAACCGAAACGACGATGGTGCGGCCCCTGGCGCCCGCAACCGTCAACGCGCCGCCGAGAACCGCGCTGACGACGAGGAAGAAGAGGATTCCGAGCAGCTGGTCTTTCCACTTGAAATAGCGGCGGAACTCCCACCGGGCGACGAGCGCGGCCTGCTGCAGGTGGCTCACCCCTCACCTCCTCCCAGGCTCGCGTCGTCCGCGCGTACCGCGCGCACGAAGACGTCGTGCAGCCGTGGACGCTCGGTGGCCAAGCCCCGGATCGGCGTTGCGCCGACGGCCCTCGCGAGGAACCGAGGGAGCTCCGCGCCGGCGCTCAGGGTCAGGAGCACCTCGCCGTCGCCTTGCACCGACTCGAGCGCGTCGACGTCGGGATCGGACCGGAGCGCGTCGACCGACGCTCCCGGATCGAGCGTCAGCCTCACGCGCGGGCGGGAGTCCAGGCGGTCGCGCAGCTCGGCCATGGAGCCCGAGAGGATCTCGCGCCCGCGGTTGAGGAGGAGGACCCGGTCCGCCACGCGCTCGACGAGGTCCATCTGGTGTGCGGAGAGCAGCACCGTGGTCCCCTGGTCCCGAAGGCCGCGCACCAGATCGACGAAGAAGTCCTGGCTGAGCGGATCGAGACCGGAGAAGGGCTCGTCGAGAATCGCGAGGGCCGGACGGTGGAGGATCGAGGCGATCAGCTGCACGCGCTGCTGGTTTCCCTTCGACAACGCGTCGACGCGATCGTCGATCCGGTCGAGGAGCCCCACCCGCTCGAGCCACGCGCGGGCGCGGGCCTCCGCCTCACGACGCTCGAGACCGCGAAGCCTGCCGAAATGCACGAGCGTTCGCAGGACGGGAACGTCCCGATAGAGTCCGCGGTCCTCGGGGAGGTACCCGATGCGTTCCGCCGTCGCGCGCGGGTCGTGCCCGGCCGCCGAGAGCTCGATGCGGCCCTCGTCGGGGGCGAGGATACCCACGATCATGCGAACGGTCGTCGTCTTCCCCGCCCCGTTCGGGCCGAGCAGCGCGAACACTTCCCCCTCGTGCACCTCGAAGGAGAGGTTCTCCACCGCCGGGCGGCCGACGAACCGCTTCGAGACTCCGCGAACCAGCAGAACGCGAGGATGCACGGGGTTCCCGTCCTCGATGGGATCTTACTCCTCGGTCGCCGAATCAAGGCCCGGCGAACCGTCCCTCTCGGAGGGCGCGTCCGATCTTGTGTCCGAAACCGAGCACAGGGAGCGGGTCACTTCGCGTGCCCCTCGTGTCCGCCCGCGGCCGCGATGGCGTCGTGCACCCCCTCGACGTAGTGCACGTAGATCACGTACGCCTCGACGAACTCCCGCCCCGCCGCGACGCTCGTGTCCTTCGTCTTCGATGCTTCGAGCACACGCCGGTACTTCGCGTCGATCTCGGAGGTGAGGTGACCGACGATCGCCCGGGTCATCGCCTCGTGCGATCCACCGGCGATCGCCTTGTCGGCCATCGCGACGATCGGCTCGACCGGTTCGTCCTTGATGCCGGTGTACGGCGCGCCCTCGCCCTCGCGATGCACCCGCACCAGGGTCTCGAAGAAGTAGCGGTCGGCGAGGTCCCGCGCTTCGGGGCCCTTCGTTCGCACGGCGAGGGTCGAGTCGAACGCCTTCCGGATTTCGGGTTCCTTCGCGGCCATCACCCACTTGAGGACGGGCGTGACGTCCCCCTTCTCCAGCGCGAGCCGGGCGTCCACGAGCACG of Candidatus Polarisedimenticolaceae bacterium contains these proteins:
- a CDS encoding GNAT family N-acetyltransferase, which gives rise to MSPPETLLAALGALTDDHELDDFLERLPLDELDELARHALARLRLEGDAPSHDARREAWELLDVLRRSTVLRRIAQAGAVEAWAARMLELVEASHYTTGLLFRRRAARYGSKTLFEIPAAGGWRSLSWRHTAARVEALARGLLATLGSEDPPRVAILSENRPEMAIADLACFSAGIVTVIIPGNSTEADVAYMLRHAGAAAILVSDREQLRKVTRQREALPGLKHVFVMDAVAAGKDAVALDEVSSRAGQVPLSALEDRAHALRIGDLATVMYTSGTTGKPKGIRFTHRNIVYKRFCRALALPEIGEDDVFLCYLPLFHTFGRYFEMMGCVFWGATYCFLENPSIEAMVQGMRRFRPTVFISVPKKWIQLYEAIALEAPPDASSDDAVLEATRRLTGGRLRWGLSAAGHLDSSIFRFFQQQGIELMSGFGMTEATGGVTMTPPGRYRDDSLGLPLPGITCRLAEDGELWIRGPYVTEGYLDLPEGEEGIGEDGWLRTGDLMEKDHDGHIRLVDRKKEIYKNVKGETIAPQRIEGLFREFESVGRVFLVGDHREYNTALIYPNPKATHVDLAAMKDDEERKGHFRSIVASVNAFLSPFERIVDFALIDRDFDPHRGELTSKGSFRRKAIEANFAPAVALLYRRANLRVGGADVVFPNWLFQALGLTAQDLQIEPDRLVLPGGKSLHVRRLQDGITLVGSIVYAHPAHEALQIGVLLTTPRLWLGNDELVDFADLEIRLRERPGRAGDRIEWKGRASQFAHASAVYDALQAPHQRAELDLMDLHRAALLLAGPDDKPAIAAVHVLERAMVQEEGPLAEPARVLLGRVAAAPSLAVRRRAFLTLLPAERPSRVRESLRRFLSTPGVILDAETRQSLCERNLDDVRLEAFLAEAEHLASTETAPRGVERRLASILRLLAEYGAAHPTRYRKLRAAFVRLAAFAALPDAREEAARMRSEMRKGFRAWMGPSSRVGVDPETGQEYRWDDVVTFEEDVPEDDRRRLLSAIRTTPVIREAVFLFSGGAMPRLSDIPPGGVWVRTLGSKHGKNVYRVTVQTRFQGSYDLALNVNHELPAQRIQDEIRWLILCGDTGDRPPLVEDFGGYWPEFDLWSEEYIPGDTLDRVLRRLSRHANDEDRFKGLWPFFAWSALAAHLDFWNRTGRSVEVADRAGANVIVPTHDYQTGARLVSISSVRPHKGLAETFRFFREEFSDPIERQYPTLQGEVRWNVVLSALLEAVGEQEGLRMLRELQHRDAGHLSEGLAASLATYIPAVEAHGFLPMRLYFAIRRYRRWAKLSIDPTPSACARNVQELWDSYGLSKLIPQYPGARLRFFRQTVFESAPEPLAMGLEEIHEKLRRRELSSDALPDAIADLRARIEVGPEEDYFLARLSFPYLRPEDDAGFVQTDFGGRHQSEIVVTLEDGDGNPFQVRHALTPKEVGRLHRLFLSAKLDVRFRPEHQYLVAINERQQIIGGIFYDVEPQARSAHLEKIVVGERYRKKGVADGLMNEFFNRLRAQGLKTVTTGFFRPEYFYAYGFAIEKRYAGLVKNLTDGAKG
- a CDS encoding 2-dehydropantoate 2-reductase, producing MRIAILGAGGVGGYYGARLAAAGHDVWFLARGEHAATMRRSGLRVRSELGDLRLERVAVFGDPAEVATVQLLIVAVKLGDTASILPSIPALLGAEGVVLSLQNGVDKDDALVDAAGAGRVLGAVTYILANRPEPGVIVHTGKVQRIVVGELGGGESDRVRRVVEVLSSAGIDAVASPDIRRATWEKFVFLASVSGMTAATRATIGEVRAHPATRALLRDAMLEIAALARAEGVAIDDAFVDDRMRFVDTLPAEGRSSMANDLLRGAPLEIEWLSGAVVRRGERAGVPTPVHRGLHAALALHAQGTRSPSAGSDAAASTRRQSS
- a CDS encoding ABC transporter permease, whose amino-acid sequence is MSHLQQAALVARWEFRRYFKWKDQLLGILFFLVVSAVLGGALTVAGARGRTIVVSVSGVALEAPAEGRFRFVPASPDRATDVSALREGEIQGILSRDAGGAFELVVEKDPRYRVELAALLHDVVRRERLAEAGLAPETLARIVAEPPLAVRFLDPSVERRGKAEKIAAGVFIGVFLTAAFTSMAYVLTGITGEKQLRVTESVLSAIPPQAWIDGKIVGIAAYSLVGVANMAVGSLLVFGALSLTSGFALPAAAVRPSVLVTLVATTILGLLLWNAFFAAVAATLDDPNTSSRSSLLMLPVIPVVLSIAVIRDPDGGIARFLSLFPLTSAPALPMRQVLSDPGIVEIVLSLALLAASVWMVRGAAGRIFEIGMLMYGKEPTIAEVLRWARGAGRDR
- a CDS encoding ATP-binding cassette domain-containing protein, encoding MHPRVLLVRGVSKRFVGRPAVENLSFEVHEGEVFALLGPNGAGKTTTVRMIVGILAPDEGRIELSAAGHDPRATAERIGYLPEDRGLYRDVPVLRTLVHFGRLRGLERREAEARARAWLERVGLLDRIDDRVDALSKGNQQRVQLIASILHRPALAILDEPFSGLDPLSQDFFVDLVRGLRDQGTTVLLSAHQMDLVERVADRVLLLNRGREILSGSMAELRDRLDSRPRVRLTLDPGASVDALRSDPDVDALESVQGDGEVLLTLSAGAELPRFLARAVGATPIRGLATERPRLHDVFVRAVRADDASLGGGEG
- a CDS encoding DUF6448 family protein; its protein translation is MKYIATLFVGLASVFGCAGARAHCDTLEGPVLVDARLALEKGDVTPVLKWVMAAKEPEIRKAFDSTLAVRTKGPEARDLADRYFFETLVRVHREGEGAPYTGIKDEPVEPIVAMADKAIAGGSHEAMTRAIVGHLTSEIDAKYRRVLEASKTKDTSVAAGREFVEAYVIYVHYVEGVHDAIAAAGGHEGHAK